TTCCAGCCGGTCGACCATCGCGGTCACGCTCCCGGTGGTCAGGCCGAGCCCGGCCATGAGCCGGCTGTGGGTCAGGTCCTCGTGCTGGTTGAGCAGCTCCAGGCAGCGCAGGTCAGTCCGGTTGACGCCGAGCAGCTTCGCGGCCGCCTCGTCGTAGGCGTCGACGGCCGACTGCATCGCCTCCATCTCCTCGGCGACGGCCCGGCGGAGCACGTCCCAGGTTTCGTTTGACATTCAAGCCTCTCGAGTATCAAGATAAATATGTCTCGAAGACCAAGATACATGACTGTCGAGAGGAATTGCCATGGACCCCATGACTGCCGACCGCGCTACCAACCCCCGCAGGCTCAAGCCGGTGCTGACGATCGCCCCGCTGGCGGCGGCACTGGGCGCACTCGGCGGCCTGGCCGCCTCCTCCCCCGTCTATGTGGCGGCCGGAGCGGCCGGCGGGCTCGTGTGGACCGCCCTGGCCGCCCTGCTGGCCGTCCCCTTGCTGCGGCTACGCGCCCGGCACCCGATGTTCCCCAGCGCCGTCACGCTCGCCGCCGCGTTCGTCGCCGCGCTGACGCTCGGCGCCGGGCTGGTCCAGCACGTGATGTACCCGACGCCGGAGGCGTACCTGCAGCTGATGCGCTCGAACGCCGCCGGTGGCGCCACCGGCCTGTACATGGCGATCAATCCGCTGCTGGAGTGGGTGCTGCTCCCCGCCGCCCTCGCCCTGGCGTGGCACTCCAAGCAGCGGCGGTTGCTGCTGATCGCCGCCACGGTGTACTACCTTCAGCGCCTGACCACGTACGTGTACTTCGCCCCCACCGTCCTGAGCTGGACCACCGGCGGCGACACCGTGCCGCTCTCCCAGGTCGGGCTCTGGCTCAACCTCGACCTGGCCAGGATGACCCTCGACCTCACCGTCATCGCCATCCTCGCCGCCGCGGCACTGAGCCGGCGCACCCACACCCCCGCCCTGGCCCACGCCATCGCCTGACGGAAGCCGCCAGGTCGGCCCTGATCAGAATCAACAACGGGGCCGCCCTCCTCCTCTCGACAAGCAAACGCTTGGTAAGATCTGGATGTGCTGCTGGGCGGCGAGGTCTCGATCGTCACCGGGGCGGGTCCCGGGCTGGGGCGGACCCTGGCGAGGCTGCTGAGCGAGGAGGGCGCCAGGGTCGTCGTGGCCGCCCGCACCGCGGCCACCCTCGAGAGGACCGTCGCCGAGGTCCCGGACGCCCTGGCCGTCCCCGCGGACGTGACCCGGATCGACGACATGCTGCGGCTCGCCGACACCGTGATCGACCGGTTCGGCCGCGTGGACGTGCTGGTCAACGCCGCCTTCCCCGGGTCGCACCGCAGGAACGTGCTCGACATGTCCGCCGGCGACCTCGAGGCGTGGCGCCGGGCCGTCGAGACCGGCGGCTACGGCACGCTGCTGGCCTGCAGGTTCATCGCGCCGCACATGGTGGCGCAGGGCTCCGGCTCGATCGTGAACATCACCTCCATGTCGTCCCGCACGGGCTACGCGGGGCGCAGCGACTACGCCGCCGGCAAGGCCGCCGCGCACCTGCTGTCCCACTGCCTGGCCGACGAGCTCGGGCCGTACGGGGTGCGGGTGAACTGCGTCGCGCCCGGCTGGATCGCCAGCGAGGTGCTCGACGAGTGGATGCGGACGCGGGCCGCGGCGGAGGGCGTGACGTTCGAGGAGATCCGCGCGCGTGACGTCTCGGCGATGGCGCTGCGCCGCATCGCCACGGAGGAGGACGTGGCCCGCGCCGTGATCTACCTCGCCTCCCACCATGCGAAGGCGATCACCGGCGCCACCATCGACGTCAACGGCGGCCAGCTCTTCGCATGACCGGCCCACAAGTCTTGCGGTGCCGCCGCCGCTCGACCCCCGTGACCTGGGCTCAAGGACTGCACCGCAGTAGGTATCCTGGGCGGTTCGGCCCCGCCCTGGCCGGGGGCCGGACCGGGTCCTAAGATCCACATCGACCCGCGGCGATGACTTCAAGGGAGCTCCACCGTGACTGATCCTGACTCGCGGCGGCTGGGCGCGCCCGACCAGGCGACCCTGGCCGCGGTGGAGGCCGCCGTGCCCGGCATCGCCCGCACCCGGGCGAGCGACCGGCTCGGCATGGCGCACGACGCCTCCCACTACCTGCTCACCCCTCAGGCCGTGCTGGTGCCCGAGAGCGCCGGGCAGGTGGCGGCACTGATGCGCGCCGGCCTGCCGCTGACCTTCCGCTCGGGCGGCACCAGCCTGA
This genomic interval from Nonomuraea helvata contains the following:
- a CDS encoding SDR family oxidoreductase, translating into MLLGGEVSIVTGAGPGLGRTLARLLSEEGARVVVAARTAATLERTVAEVPDALAVPADVTRIDDMLRLADTVIDRFGRVDVLVNAAFPGSHRRNVLDMSAGDLEAWRRAVETGGYGTLLACRFIAPHMVAQGSGSIVNITSMSSRTGYAGRSDYAAGKAAAHLLSHCLADELGPYGVRVNCVAPGWIASEVLDEWMRTRAAAEGVTFEEIRARDVSAMALRRIATEEDVARAVIYLASHHAKAITGATIDVNGGQLFA